Proteins encoded in a region of the Moritella marina ATCC 15381 genome:
- a CDS encoding aminotransferase class I/II-fold pyridoxal phosphate-dependent enzyme, giving the protein MAFEFITQALRTQASDALLRTRAISHGAINFCANDYLGLSTHPEVIAAWQRGANEYGVGSGGSALVSGYSHAHAALEDKLADITGYESSLLFNSGYSANQALIKALLNKNDLLIQDKLNHASLIEAGMYSPATMKRFKHNDCVHLAQLLEQYRATHTNSLVVTEGVFSMDGDMADLQGVSQQCKAHDSWLLVDDAHGFGVLPQGQNSLNQHGSLARDVDLYMATFGKAVGVSGAFVAASKEVIDYLVNFSKPYIYSTAMPSAMALCIDKALTIMMAETWRVTHLNQLISYFKQQCFLRNIPLMPSDTAIQPLLIGDACKAVYISQLLANHGLLVKAIRPPTVPVGTSRLRITLSANHSVADIDLLLTHLKGALDSTKRDTL; this is encoded by the coding sequence ATGGCCTTTGAATTCATTACGCAAGCATTACGTACCCAAGCCTCTGATGCGTTGTTGCGTACGCGGGCAATCAGTCATGGTGCGATTAATTTTTGCGCCAATGACTACCTCGGACTGTCCACACACCCAGAGGTTATCGCGGCTTGGCAACGTGGTGCCAATGAATATGGGGTGGGGAGTGGTGGTTCTGCTTTGGTGTCTGGTTATAGTCATGCGCACGCAGCCCTTGAAGATAAGTTAGCTGACATCACTGGCTATGAATCGAGTTTATTATTTAATTCAGGTTACAGCGCTAATCAAGCTTTGATTAAAGCGCTGTTGAATAAAAATGATCTGCTGATACAGGATAAGCTTAACCATGCCTCACTTATAGAAGCGGGGATGTATTCTCCTGCGACGATGAAACGTTTTAAGCATAATGACTGTGTTCACCTTGCCCAGTTACTCGAGCAATACCGCGCTACACATACTAATTCCCTGGTTGTTACTGAAGGTGTATTTAGTATGGATGGTGATATGGCTGACTTACAGGGCGTTAGTCAGCAGTGTAAAGCCCATGACAGTTGGCTATTAGTTGATGATGCGCACGGCTTTGGGGTATTACCGCAGGGTCAAAACAGCCTTAATCAACATGGTTCATTAGCTCGAGATGTCGATTTGTATATGGCGACGTTTGGCAAGGCGGTTGGTGTGTCAGGAGCGTTTGTTGCTGCATCAAAAGAGGTTATTGATTATTTAGTTAATTTTTCGAAACCTTATATTTATTCGACGGCCATGCCCAGTGCAATGGCGTTGTGTATAGATAAAGCGTTAACGATCATGATGGCTGAGACATGGCGAGTAACGCATTTAAACCAGCTTATTAGTTATTTCAAACAGCAATGTTTTTTACGTAATATTCCCCTGATGCCTTCTGATACAGCTATTCAACCGTTACTTATTGGCGATGCCTGTAAAGCGGTGTATATAAGTCAGTTACTTGCTAATCACGGACTGCTTGTGAAAGCGATTAGACCGCCGACGGTACCTGTTGGCACTTCGCGATTACGCATTACATTATCAGCTAATCATAGTGTTGCTGACATTGATTTATTACTGACCCATTTGAAAGGTGCGTTAGATAGTACTAAAAGAGATACCCTATGA
- the bioD gene encoding dethiobiotin synthase, with the protein MTTNCKKVFITGTDTDVGKTVVSCAVLDYANKLGLKTVGLKPISAGCEITPEGLRNEDAVLLQQHASQLLDYQVVNPIAYQAAIAPHIAAHNQGESIDLALVDESLAKLPDDIDFAVIEGAGGWHLPISMNKNNSDNSNLFSSWVAENNLDVILVVGVKLGCLNHAILSAQAITHSGANLIGWVANRPTTDIANYDDMIATLRGALAVPLMGEMPYFSSIEDKNNNSANYLDLTSYLSL; encoded by the coding sequence ATGACAACAAATTGTAAAAAAGTATTTATTACCGGTACAGATACTGACGTAGGAAAAACCGTGGTTAGCTGTGCGGTACTTGATTACGCCAACAAATTAGGTCTAAAAACCGTGGGGTTGAAACCCATCTCAGCGGGGTGTGAAATAACACCTGAGGGTTTGCGCAATGAAGATGCAGTATTATTACAACAACATGCATCGCAGTTATTAGATTATCAAGTGGTAAACCCAATTGCTTATCAAGCAGCAATAGCCCCGCATATCGCCGCGCATAATCAAGGTGAGTCTATTGATTTGGCGTTAGTGGATGAATCATTAGCTAAACTGCCGGATGATATTGATTTTGCTGTGATAGAGGGTGCTGGTGGTTGGCACTTACCGATTAGTATGAATAAAAATAACTCTGATAACAGTAACTTATTTTCATCATGGGTGGCTGAAAATAACTTAGATGTTATTCTTGTCGTAGGGGTTAAGTTAGGTTGTTTGAATCACGCGATATTATCAGCGCAAGCCATTACCCATTCAGGGGCTAATCTAATCGGTTGGGTCGCCAATCGTCCCACCACTGATATTGCTAATTATGATGACATGATTGCAACTTTAAGGGGGGCATTAGCAGTCCCATTAATGGGAGAAATGCCTTATTTTTCATCAATTGAAGATAAAAATAATAATTCAGCTAACTATTTGGATTTAACTTCTTATTTGTCGCTGTAA
- the bioA gene encoding adenosylmethionine--8-amino-7-oxononanoate transaminase, which produces MTQKTNDNLMKFDQQHIWHPYTSMTKPLPCYHVESANGVYLTLNDGTQIIDGMSSWWASIHGYNVPALNQAMQVQASKMSHVMFGGITHTPAINLCQKLVGITPAGLECVFLSDSGSVSVEVAMKMAIQYWHHQQPTKKKFITIRNGYHGDTFGAMSVCDPDNGMHELFTGFLAPQFFINAPSVKFDEPWQNSAIQDLADTLAENHQHIAAFILEPIVQGAGGMKFYHPEFLRQAKFLCERYDVLLIADEIATGFGRTGKLFACEHAEITPDIMCLGKGITGGYMTLAATLTTRHVAETISNGPSGVLMHGPTFMGNPLACAVANASIDLLMTSDWEQQVAGIEKQMQQALLPLTEHDNVTDARVLGSIGVIETARSIDLAKAQVVFVELGVWIRPFGKLLYIMPPYIISQAELETLCGVIKQVLDADIWVK; this is translated from the coding sequence ATGACTCAAAAAACAAACGATAACTTAATGAAGTTCGACCAGCAACACATCTGGCACCCATATACGTCAATGACAAAGCCTCTACCTTGTTATCACGTCGAAAGCGCCAATGGTGTTTATTTAACATTAAATGACGGCACCCAGATCATCGATGGCATGTCTTCTTGGTGGGCATCTATTCATGGCTACAACGTACCCGCGTTAAATCAAGCGATGCAAGTGCAAGCAAGTAAAATGTCGCATGTTATGTTTGGTGGTATCACCCATACACCAGCAATAAATCTATGCCAAAAATTGGTGGGTATCACCCCGGCAGGTTTAGAGTGTGTGTTCTTGTCAGATTCAGGGTCAGTGAGTGTCGAAGTCGCCATGAAAATGGCCATTCAATATTGGCACCATCAACAACCGACGAAGAAGAAATTCATCACCATACGTAATGGTTATCACGGTGATACTTTTGGCGCTATGTCGGTTTGTGATCCTGATAATGGCATGCACGAATTATTTACTGGATTTCTAGCGCCACAATTTTTTATTAACGCACCGAGTGTGAAATTTGATGAACCATGGCAGAACAGTGCAATACAAGATTTAGCCGACACCTTGGCTGAAAACCATCAACACATTGCCGCGTTTATTTTAGAGCCCATCGTACAAGGCGCTGGTGGCATGAAGTTCTATCACCCGGAATTTCTGCGTCAGGCGAAATTCCTTTGTGAACGTTATGACGTCCTGCTGATTGCTGATGAAATTGCGACAGGCTTTGGCCGTACCGGCAAATTATTTGCTTGTGAACATGCGGAGATCACACCTGATATTATGTGTTTGGGTAAAGGCATTACCGGGGGTTATATGACCCTAGCTGCCACGCTGACGACTCGACACGTAGCCGAAACGATCAGCAATGGTCCCAGCGGTGTATTGATGCACGGCCCAACATTCATGGGGAATCCCCTTGCCTGCGCTGTCGCCAACGCCAGTATTGATTTGTTAATGACCAGTGACTGGGAGCAACAAGTTGCGGGCATTGAAAAGCAAATGCAACAGGCATTATTACCATTAACTGAACATGATAACGTGACCGATGCACGTGTACTTGGCAGCATAGGCGTGATTGAAACTGCGCGATCTATCGATCTAGCAAAAGCACAGGTCGTGTTTGTTGAATTAGGCGTGTGGATCAGGCCATTTGGTAAACTCTTGTATATTATGCCTCCGTATATTATTTCACAGGCCGAGCTCGAAACATTATGCGGTGTGATCAAACAAGTACTTGATGCTGATATTTGGGTTAAATAA
- the bioC gene encoding malonyl-ACP O-methyltransferase BioC, whose protein sequence is MIDKNAVARCFGKAAASYDQHAILQRLSSDRLLQYLPGTPSPSNKGVAIRYNTTIDLGCGSGALLPTLGNCSNQLFAVDLSFGMLAHAKQQVYRQQERQEPRQTNQHELHPLQDKLTPPLYWLNADAEALPLQSGSVDLCVSNLALQWCDDLATPLIEASRCLKQGGLMLFSTLVSGSLDELTQSWSSVNEHRHVNRFLSEGEIKAALLKSGLSVETFQVEIQTMYYSSVKEVMQSLKGIGANHVHDKDAKPTTQGELRAFKANYETLRDNQGLLPLSYKLAYCLLRKC, encoded by the coding sequence ATGATTGATAAGAATGCTGTCGCACGCTGTTTTGGTAAAGCCGCTGCGAGTTATGATCAACATGCGATATTACAACGCTTGTCTAGCGATCGACTTTTGCAATACCTTCCTGGTACGCCTTCCCCCTCTAATAAAGGCGTCGCGATACGCTATAACACCACGATTGATCTAGGGTGTGGTAGTGGCGCGTTATTACCGACGTTGGGAAACTGTAGTAATCAATTGTTCGCTGTAGATCTTTCCTTCGGTATGCTGGCACACGCCAAGCAACAAGTGTATCGACAGCAAGAACGACAAGAACCACGGCAAACTAATCAACACGAACTGCATCCACTACAGGACAAGCTCACACCACCTCTTTATTGGCTAAATGCAGACGCAGAGGCGCTGCCTTTACAGTCTGGTAGTGTCGATTTGTGTGTATCAAATTTGGCATTGCAATGGTGTGATGACTTAGCGACACCCTTGATTGAAGCTTCACGTTGTTTAAAGCAAGGTGGTTTGATGCTATTTAGCACCTTGGTTTCAGGTAGTCTGGATGAGTTGACGCAATCTTGGTCTAGCGTTAACGAACATCGACATGTTAATCGGTTTTTGTCTGAAGGTGAAATTAAAGCCGCGCTATTAAAATCCGGTTTAAGTGTGGAAACATTTCAGGTTGAAATTCAAACCATGTATTACTCCAGCGTAAAAGAAGTAATGCAAAGTCTAAAAGGGATTGGTGCTAATCATGTGCATGATAAAGATGCTAAACCGACAACACAAGGTGAGTTAAGGGCATTTAAAGCAAACTATGAAACCTTACGCGATAACCAAGGCTTATTACCGCTTAGCTACAAGCTCGCTTACTGTTTATTACGTAAGTGTTAG
- the bioB gene encoding biotin synthase BioB, translated as MTNRVRHDWQIDEIEALFNQPFNDLMFQAQTAHRQHFDPNSVQISTLLSIKTGACPEDCKYCPQSARYTTGIEKERLMQVETVLTRAAEAKDNGASRFCMGAAWKNPHKRDMPYLIDMVKGVKAMGLETCMTLGMLAPDQAKSLSEAGLDYYNHNLDTSEEYYEQIITTRTYQDRLDTLDHVREAGMKVCSGGIVGMGEEQQDRFGLLKSLANLPHHPESVPINMLVKVAGTPLEDAPDLDAFEFVRTIAVARIIMPKSYVRLSAGREAMSEQTQALCFMAGANSIFYGCKLLTTDNPDEDSDKRLFRKLGLQPARIREASDEAQSAQLLDEIAEQASPSLFYDASAVSEKSAVL; from the coding sequence ATGACTAACCGTGTTCGCCATGATTGGCAAATTGATGAGATTGAAGCACTTTTTAACCAACCGTTTAATGATTTGATGTTTCAAGCTCAAACGGCACACCGTCAACATTTTGATCCGAACAGTGTGCAAATCAGTACACTGCTATCAATTAAAACCGGCGCTTGTCCGGAAGATTGTAAGTATTGCCCGCAGAGCGCACGTTATACCACTGGGATTGAAAAAGAACGTTTGATGCAAGTTGAAACCGTACTGACACGTGCTGCTGAAGCAAAAGACAATGGCGCGAGTCGTTTTTGTATGGGGGCTGCATGGAAAAACCCACATAAACGCGATATGCCGTACTTAATTGATATGGTGAAAGGTGTTAAAGCGATGGGCCTTGAAACGTGCATGACGCTAGGTATGTTAGCACCCGATCAAGCGAAATCATTGTCTGAAGCGGGTTTGGATTATTACAACCATAACTTAGATACGTCTGAAGAATATTACGAACAAATTATCACTACACGTACTTATCAAGATCGTTTAGATACTTTAGATCACGTGCGTGAAGCAGGCATGAAAGTCTGCTCTGGTGGTATCGTTGGTATGGGTGAGGAGCAACAAGACCGCTTTGGTCTGCTTAAGTCACTGGCTAATTTACCACATCATCCAGAAAGCGTACCAATTAATATGCTGGTTAAAGTCGCGGGTACACCACTTGAAGATGCGCCTGATTTAGATGCATTCGAATTTGTTCGTACCATCGCTGTTGCACGGATCATCATGCCGAAATCTTATGTTCGTTTATCGGCTGGACGTGAAGCGATGAGTGAACAAACGCAAGCACTGTGTTTCATGGCTGGCGCTAATTCGATTTTTTATGGTTGTAAGTTACTGACCACTGATAATCCAGACGAAGACAGTGATAAACGTTTATTTAGAAAGTTAGGTCTACAACCTGCACGTATTCGTGAAGCGAGTGATGAAGCACAGTCTGCGCAGCTGCTTGATGAAATTGCTGAACAAGCATCGCCGTCGCTTTTTTATGACGCAAGCGCTGTGAGTGAGAAGAGTGCTGTACTTTAA